One segment of Bradyrhizobium sp. WD16 DNA contains the following:
- a CDS encoding cysteine hydrolase family protein: protein MTSVVDIRAYLASGPEPTLVLLDLQQDYVNGRLILPIAERESALGNCRVALAHARRTGFPVAFVRSVRRAAGFAEQPTGRWIEPFGPRGSEMVFERDKPSCFSNALFAEVMENCGGPIVLAGFAGATGCLATAVDAHHRGCDLIYLADASASHAVNGASGGETHAMLTQVIRLYAAVANTQGWVRSTSARQHSPARNRVLE, encoded by the coding sequence ATGACTTCCGTCGTCGATATCCGCGCCTATCTCGCCTCCGGGCCGGAGCCGACCCTCGTTCTGCTCGATCTGCAGCAGGATTATGTGAACGGACGCCTCATCCTTCCGATTGCCGAACGCGAATCGGCGCTCGGCAATTGCCGGGTAGCGCTCGCTCATGCGAGGCGCACGGGATTTCCGGTCGCCTTCGTGCGGTCGGTGCGAAGAGCAGCCGGCTTCGCGGAGCAGCCGACCGGCCGCTGGATCGAACCCTTCGGGCCGCGCGGCTCTGAGATGGTGTTCGAACGCGATAAACCGTCGTGTTTCTCCAACGCGCTGTTCGCCGAGGTCATGGAGAATTGCGGCGGTCCCATCGTGCTGGCTGGTTTCGCTGGCGCGACCGGCTGCCTGGCAACGGCCGTCGATGCCCATCACCGCGGCTGCGATCTCATCTATCTCGCCGACGCTTCGGCAAGCCACGCCGTCAACGGAGCGTCCGGTGGGGAGACCCATGCCATGCTGACGCAGGTGATCCGGCTCTATGCGGCCGTCGCCAACACGCAGGGCTGGGTCAGGAGCACGTCGGCGCGTCAACACAGCCCGGCGCGCAACCGCGTGTTGGAGTAG
- a CDS encoding GNAT family N-acetyltransferase has product MDTARLVAMPPQPITYPLDDPETLRLARRLVVFNPGGDEIDALVAAAADDIPGLTTADVVKRVVSHNPDTLWAITRRGRFDAAAPHGDGLLAFLMLNAEGVRQLIGGTFNAADPDLSLLTSQNEKPAGIYVWACHAKGSLAAGVPLAFQKVFTPLYRDADLFTRSINLPAIRFVESMGFRRGPTIDGVTATHLHVFRRAPAGEDELPSYDNVAPRPRPRALSVTVARSIEDMMRVITIRSAVYVAEQNCPYLEEFEGNDFAATHLIGYVGDEPAGCLRIRHFADFAKIERLAVRHEFRSTRLAFRLVRGGIDLCRMKGYRRMYGHAQKRLANFWGRFGFEPLQGGRELVFSDFDYVEMVLDTEPHPDAIRIGDDPYRILRAEGRWHQPGILERSRLRGVSRPSVDSMTS; this is encoded by the coding sequence ATGGATACAGCGCGGCTGGTGGCGATGCCACCACAACCCATTACCTATCCGCTCGACGATCCGGAAACGCTGCGGCTTGCACGCCGCCTCGTCGTCTTCAATCCCGGCGGCGACGAAATCGACGCCCTGGTTGCGGCCGCGGCCGACGACATCCCCGGCCTGACCACCGCTGATGTAGTGAAGCGGGTTGTGTCCCACAATCCCGACACCCTCTGGGCCATCACCCGGCGCGGGCGCTTCGACGCTGCGGCGCCCCACGGCGACGGCCTGCTCGCCTTCCTGATGCTCAATGCCGAGGGCGTCCGCCAGCTGATCGGCGGCACCTTCAATGCCGCCGATCCTGATCTGTCGCTGCTGACCAGCCAGAACGAAAAGCCTGCGGGCATCTATGTCTGGGCGTGCCACGCCAAGGGTTCGCTGGCCGCCGGAGTGCCGCTCGCGTTCCAGAAGGTCTTCACGCCGCTCTATCGCGATGCCGACCTCTTCACCCGCTCGATCAACCTTCCGGCGATCCGTTTCGTCGAGAGCATGGGATTCCGTCGCGGCCCCACCATCGACGGCGTCACCGCGACGCACCTCCATGTCTTCCGCCGCGCACCGGCCGGCGAAGACGAACTGCCGAGCTACGACAACGTCGCGCCGCGACCGCGGCCGCGCGCGCTGTCCGTGACCGTCGCCCGCTCGATCGAAGACATGATGCGCGTCATCACGATCCGCAGTGCGGTCTATGTCGCCGAGCAGAACTGTCCCTATCTCGAGGAATTCGAGGGCAACGACTTCGCGGCCACGCATCTGATCGGCTATGTGGGCGATGAGCCTGCGGGCTGTCTGCGGATTCGTCACTTCGCCGATTTCGCGAAGATCGAGCGCCTTGCCGTCCGCCACGAATTCCGCTCGACCCGCCTTGCCTTCAGGCTGGTGCGCGGCGGTATCGACCTGTGCCGGATGAAGGGCTATCGCCGGATGTACGGCCACGCCCAGAAGCGTCTCGCCAATTTCTGGGGGCGCTTCGGCTTCGAACCGCTGCAGGGCGGCCGAGAATTGGTATTCTCCGATTTCGACTATGTCGAAATGGTGCTCGATACCGAGCCGCATCCGGACGCGATCCGGATCGGCGATGATCCGTACCGGATCCTGCGTGCTGAAGGACGCTGGCATCAGCCGGGGATTCTGGAGCGCTCGCGCCTCCGGGGTGTCTCCCGGCCATCGGTCGACAGCATGACCTCATGA
- a CDS encoding LysR family transcriptional regulator: protein MYSNRARRVPQEEQNEIARRPPDWECIRLFLEVSRRGSFRAAAEHCNLSINLLRRRIMELEHSLGLKLLTRHVTGIKVTPEGQTVLAAAAQMEAAAFGFSRAGDRNKPIEGKVRLAVTEGLGTFWVVPRLVEFQRAYPRLLVDLSCTMPPADVLRMEADLAIQIQRPTAPDVKAVRLGRMHVAPFAARSYIDTYGCPTTTEELLNHRVVWHNADQTRGEQMFSELFPGKSQIGFLSMINNVSSAHYWAIAKGAGIGWLPTYAAAIGARVVPVNINLVFPFDIWLTYHPEVAEIPRVRKLIDWVVKAFDADEFPWFRDDFIHPDRLGEHFRGQQLVNMFEGFLGLEATG, encoded by the coding sequence ATGTATTCGAATCGGGCACGGCGTGTTCCGCAGGAAGAACAGAATGAAATCGCGAGGCGCCCGCCTGACTGGGAGTGCATCCGGCTGTTCCTCGAGGTTTCGCGGCGCGGCAGCTTCCGCGCCGCCGCCGAGCACTGCAATCTTTCGATCAACCTGCTGCGCCGGCGGATCATGGAGCTCGAGCACTCGCTCGGGCTGAAACTGTTGACCCGTCACGTCACTGGTATCAAGGTCACTCCGGAAGGCCAGACGGTGCTGGCCGCTGCTGCGCAGATGGAAGCTGCGGCCTTCGGCTTCAGCCGGGCGGGCGATCGTAACAAGCCGATCGAGGGCAAGGTCCGCCTGGCGGTCACCGAAGGTCTGGGCACGTTCTGGGTGGTGCCGCGCCTCGTCGAATTCCAGCGCGCCTATCCCCGGCTGCTGGTCGACTTGAGCTGCACGATGCCCCCGGCGGACGTGCTGCGGATGGAAGCTGACCTGGCAATCCAGATCCAGCGGCCCACCGCGCCCGACGTCAAGGCAGTGCGGCTCGGCCGCATGCATGTCGCCCCCTTCGCCGCGCGGTCCTATATCGACACCTATGGCTGCCCGACCACGACGGAGGAACTGCTCAACCACCGGGTCGTCTGGCACAATGCCGACCAGACGCGCGGCGAGCAGATGTTCAGCGAGCTGTTCCCGGGCAAGTCGCAGATCGGCTTCCTGTCGATGATCAACAACGTCAGCAGTGCCCATTACTGGGCGATCGCAAAGGGCGCGGGCATCGGCTGGCTGCCGACCTATGCCGCGGCAATCGGTGCCCGGGTGGTGCCGGTGAACATCAACCTGGTGTTTCCCTTTGATATCTGGCTCACCTATCATCCCGAGGTGGCGGAGATCCCGCGGGTGCGCAAGCTGATCGACTGGGTGGTGAAGGCCTTCGATGCCGACGAGTTTCCCTGGTTCCGCGACGACTTCATCCATCCCGACCGGCTCGGCGAGCATTTCCGCGGACAGCAGCTGGTGAACATGTTCGAGGGGTTTCTCGGCCTGGAAGCCACAGGCTGA
- a CDS encoding ABC transporter substrate-binding protein: MIHSTFKLLKLATLAIALLAAPALSRSGEARAADVICYNCPPEWADWASMLKAIKADLGYDIPHDNKNSGQALAQILAEKANPVGDIGYFGVTFGMKAKAQDALDPYKPVGWDQVPAGLKDPDGYWTTIHSGTLGLFVNKDALGGKPVPACWKDLLKPDYRGMVGYLDPSSAAVGFVGAVAVNLALGGSATNFSPALAYFKELQKNEPIVPKQTSYARVVSGELPILFDYDFNAYRAKYTEKGNFEFVIPCEGSVVFPYVVGLVKNAPDKDKAKKVMDYLLSDKGQAIWTNAYLRPARPIELPAAVKSKFLPDSDYARAKAVDWGAMENAQKAFVDKYLAEVR; the protein is encoded by the coding sequence ATGATCCATTCGACTTTCAAGCTGTTAAAGCTGGCCACGCTGGCGATCGCGCTGCTCGCCGCGCCGGCGTTGTCGCGGTCCGGCGAGGCCCGGGCCGCCGATGTGATTTGCTACAATTGCCCGCCGGAATGGGCCGACTGGGCATCAATGCTCAAGGCGATCAAGGCCGATCTCGGTTACGACATCCCGCACGACAACAAGAATTCCGGCCAGGCGCTGGCCCAGATCCTCGCCGAGAAGGCCAATCCGGTCGGTGACATCGGCTATTTCGGCGTCACCTTCGGCATGAAGGCGAAGGCCCAGGATGCGCTCGATCCGTACAAGCCGGTCGGCTGGGACCAGGTGCCGGCCGGGCTCAAGGACCCTGACGGTTACTGGACGACGATCCACTCCGGCACTCTCGGCCTGTTCGTCAACAAGGATGCCCTCGGCGGCAAGCCGGTGCCGGCGTGCTGGAAGGATCTGCTCAAGCCCGATTACAGGGGAATGGTCGGCTATCTCGATCCGTCCTCGGCGGCGGTGGGCTTTGTCGGCGCCGTCGCGGTCAATCTCGCGCTGGGCGGCTCGGCGACCAATTTCAGCCCTGCGCTCGCCTACTTCAAGGAGTTGCAGAAGAACGAGCCGATCGTTCCCAAGCAGACGTCCTATGCGCGCGTCGTCTCGGGCGAGCTGCCGATCCTGTTCGACTACGACTTCAACGCCTATCGCGCCAAATACACCGAGAAGGGCAATTTCGAATTCGTCATTCCCTGCGAAGGCTCGGTGGTGTTTCCCTATGTCGTCGGTCTGGTGAAGAACGCGCCGGACAAGGACAAGGCGAAGAAGGTCATGGATTATCTGCTGTCCGACAAGGGCCAGGCGATCTGGACCAATGCCTATCTGCGGCCTGCGCGGCCGATCGAACTGCCGGCCGCGGTGAAGAGCAAATTCCTCCCCGACAGCGACTATGCCCGCGCCAAGGCGGTGGACTGGGGCGCCATGGAGAACGCCCAGAAGGCCTTCGTCGACAAGTATCTGGCCGAGGTTCGCTAG